The DNA window CCATAGGCGAGCGCCAGCGCGAACAGGTCGAAGCCGACCTGCGTCACCTCGTGCAGGGCGAAGGGCAGCACGCGGGCCGGCAGGCCGCGGCCGTGCCGGGACATCATGCCGACCAGTTCGTCGCCATGGCGCGGGTCGTGGATCAGCAGCGCCGGGGCGACGCCGCCGGCCTTGCGGTAGGTGGTCAGCAGCGTGCGCAGCCGCTCATACACGGTGATGGCCGGCGGCAGGGCGTAGGTGGCGGCCCCGGTCGGGCAGACCGCGGCGCAGGATCCGCAGCCGGCGCAGACATGCGGGTCGATGGCCACATGGTCGCCGTTCGGCGTCACCGCGCCGGTTGGACAGACGTCGAGGCAGCGGGTGCAACCGGTCTTGCGGCTGCGCGAATGGGCGCAGAGATCGGCCTTGAAGTCGACGAAGCGCGGCTTCTCGAACTCGCCGACCAGATCGGCGATCTCCAGCAGGGCTTTCGCCACATCCACCGGGCTGTCGGGATCGGGGCGGATATAGCCGTCGCGGCGCTTGTGGTCGGGGAACAGCGGCGTCCCGCCGGTCAGGTCGAGGATCAGGTCGCAGCGGGCCGACGCCCCCTGCCGCACCGGCTCGAACCCCAGCGTTCCGCGCGAGGAGGGCAATGCCGGGGCATAATCGTCCACCACGATCTCGAAGGCGCCGACCCAACCGCGCCCGCTGCGGATGCGGCCGCGGAAGATCGCGACGTCCATCATCTGCGGCGGCGCGATGTCCTTGGGGTTGGTCAGCAGGATTGTGACATCCAGATGCTTCGCCAGCTGCCGCCCGGCCTCGATGGCGCGTTCGTCGGTGCCGTAGACCAGACAGGTGCCCTGGGAGGTCAGGGTCAGGGCGCCGGTCGGCGGGATCGGCAAGGCGGCCTCGGCCAGCAGGGCCGCGATCTTCGGCAGCGCCTGGGCGCCCTCGTCCGACCAGCCGGCGCGCTCGCGGATGTTGGTGAAGGTCAGCGCTGTGTCCGGCGCCACCTCCGCCGCAACCTCGCTGAACAGCGGTGCTTCCTGCGTGCAGGCGACCAGCAGCGGCTGGCCGTTGGCAACCGCCTTCTCGAAGCGGTCGAGCTGCGCCCGGCACAGCTGGGTATGCACGGTTACGGCGCTGCCGTCGCCGCAAGCCTTGCCCAGCGCCGCACCGTCCAGCGCGATGCTGTGCGCACAGTCGCAGACGAGCA is part of the Azospirillum lipoferum 4B genome and encodes:
- a CDS encoding 4Fe-4S dicluster domain-containing protein, with product MKIGDRTVLVCDCAHSIALDGAALGKACGDGSAVTVHTQLCRAQLDRFEKAVANGQPLLVACTQEAPLFSEVAAEVAPDTALTFTNIRERAGWSDEGAQALPKIAALLAEAALPIPPTGALTLTSQGTCLVYGTDERAIEAGRQLAKHLDVTILLTNPKDIAPPQMMDVAIFRGRIRSGRGWVGAFEIVVDDYAPALPSSRGTLGFEPVRQGASARCDLILDLTGGTPLFPDHKRRDGYIRPDPDSPVDVAKALLEIADLVGEFEKPRFVDFKADLCAHSRSRKTGCTRCLDVCPTGAVTPNGDHVAIDPHVCAGCGSCAAVCPTGAATYALPPAITVYERLRTLLTTYRKAGGVAPALLIHDPRHGDELVGMMSRHGRGLPARVLPFALHEVTQVGFDLFALALAYGCTHVRVLTGPENEGETAGLASQVGLAEAAFSGLGYGSGRVAVIDAADPDAVADELWALPADPVEAGMFLPMGPKRTVTMLALRHLHKVAPAPVEVLPLPPGAPFGRVSVDVEGCTLCLSCVGACPTGALLDNADKPMLSFAQDACVQCGLCKTTCPEKVISLVPEIDFRDRARGAAVIKEEEPFCCVSCGKPFAAKSAIEKIVTTLAGKHSMFATPEAANRIRMCEDCRVRDQFERGNDPFALGRPPMPRTTDDDLREREEAQREAQLAAVRQKLM